GATGATCTCAAGCTGGGGCCTGACCGAGACCGCACCCGCCTGCCTGATGGTGCACGAACCCATCGGTCGCTCCGGCGTGATCGGCGTGCCGCTTCCAGGCGTCGAGGTGAAGCTCATCCCCGACGACGACATGCGCTGCGAAATCCGAGTGAAGGGCCCGAACGTCATGCAGGGCTACTTCAACGACCCCAAGAAGACGGTAGAGGCTTTCGACGAGGAGGGCTACTTCATCACCGGCGACGCGGTGCGCTTCGTGGATCCGGACGATGCCGACCGCGGGCTGATCTTCGACGGCCGCGTGTCCGAGGACTTCAAACTCGACACAGGCACTTGGGTGCAGGCGGGCAACCTGCGCATGACCGCGCTCAAAGAGCTCGCAGGGCTCGCGCAGGACGTGGTGATCTGCGGTCACGACCGGGGCGAGGTGGGGCTCTTCATCTTCCCCGTGCCCGCCGCCGCCCGCTCTTGCGAGGTCACGCATGGGGCCGTCACCGACACCGTGCTGATGACGAAGGTCGCACTGCGTCTGCGCGAGATGAACGCGCATGTGACGGGCTCGGCTAAGCGCATCACCCGTGCCATCGTCCTGGCCGAGCCGCCGTCGCTCGTACACCACGAGATCAGCGACAAGGGCTCGCTAAACATCAAGAAGATCCTGACCCGTCGGGCGAACCTGCTCGAACGGCTCTACGACAACGAAGACCCGGGCCTGATCCGCGTCTGAGGAGGACACCAGATGATCGACTTCGCCAATGTCCGCGCTATCGACTTCCACACCCATGCCGAGGAGGCCTGCGGCTGTCATGCAGATGACGGCTACGACGAGTTGCAGTCCACCATGGCCAAGTATTTCGGCGCGCCCTGGTCGCATCCGCCGACTATCGACGAGACCGCCGCGCATTACCGCAAGGCCAACATCGCGGCGGTGATCTTCCCGGTCGACAGCGAGCGCGAGACCGGCTACCGTCGCTACGACAATTACGAGGTCGCCGACGCCTGCGCCAGGAACAGCGACATCCTTATCCCCTTCGCCTCGATCGACCCGGCCAAGGGCAAGCTCGGGGCGCGCGAGGCGCGGAACCTGGTCGAGAACCATGGCATCAAGGGGTTCAAATTCCATCCCACCATGCAGGGGTTCTATCCCAACGACCGCACGGCCTACCCGCTCTACGAGGCCATTGCCGAGGCCGGGGTTCCGGCGCTCTTCCACACCGGCCAGACTGGCGTGGGCTCGGGGATGCGCGGCGGCAACGGAATGCGGCTGAAGTATTCCAGCCCGATGCACCTGGACGACCTGGCGGTGGATTTCCCCGATATGAAGATCATCCTCGCACACCCGTCCTTCCCCTGGCAGGAAGAGGCGCTCTCGGTCGCGCAGCACAAGCCCAACGTCTACATCGACCTGAGTGGCTGGTCTCCGAAGTACTTCCCGAAGATCCTCGTGCAGTACGCCAACACGATCCTGAAAAAGAAGATGCTCTTCGGGTCCGACTGGCCGATGATCGCCCCAGAGAAGTGGCTCGACGCCTTCGACAAGGCCGAGTTCCGCAACGAGGTGCGACCGCTCATCCTCAAGGACAACGCGATGAGCTTGCTGGGGACCATGGCATGATTCCGTTCAAGGCACCTGTTGATGACATTTTGTTCTGCCTCCACGAAGTGGTAGGAGCCGAGCGGTTGTCCGACTGGGACAGCGAAATAGTTGGGGGCATTCTCGCGCATTTTGCCTCTTTTGCGGAGGGTGTTATAGCACCGCTGGATGAGCCCGGTGATGCGCATGGGTGCAGGCTGGAAGACGGACGAGTCATCATGCCAACAGGTTTCAAGGAGGCCTTCGCACAATTGGCGGAAGGCGGATGGCAAGGACTCACCGCACCTGAAGAATTAGGCGGCATGGCCCAGAACCCGCTTTTAGCGGCGGCTGTGTCTGAGATTTTTTCTGGTGCCAACCACGCGATGCAAATGGTCTGCAACCTTGTTCCCGGTGCCATTTCTACACTTATGAAATACGGCTCGACGACCCAGCAAGAGTACTGGGTGCCCCGCCTGGCCTCGGGCGAAACGCTCTCGACAATGTGTCTAACTGAAGCTGACGCTGGATCGGATCTCTCGCGGATCCGCGCCAAGGCGAGCCATGACGGAATGACTTGGCAGATCACGGGGGAAAAAATCTTCATTTCTGGTGGCGATCAGGATCTTTCCAACGATATCCTTCATTTGGTTTTGGCGCGCACCGGCAGCCCTGAGGATGGAGTCAAAGGCCTCTCGCTCTTTCTTTGCGCCTCCGAGATTGACGGAGTGCGCAATGCGGTGACGCTCACGCGGATTGAGGAAAAGCTTGGCCTTCATGCCTCGCCGACCTGCCAGCTGGCCTTTCACGGGGCTAGAGCCGAACTAATCGGCACCGAGGGAGCCGGGCTTCAGGCCATGTTCACCATGATGAATCACGCCCGACTCGATGTAGCTTTGCAAGGCGTCGCCCATGCGGCGCGCGCGCATCAGATCGCCGCCTCCTATGCTGCCGAGCGTAAGCAGGGTCGCAGGACTGACGGGACAGAGGCCGTGCTCGCCGATCACCCCGATGTCCAGCGGATGCTGAATGAACAATTGTCCTTGGCGCTCGGGGCGCGGGCAATGGCTTTTCTCACGATGGCCGAGTTGACTTTGGGCGAGCGCCCCGCGCTGGTTAATTTTCTGACGCCGATCTGCAAGGTGTTTTGCACCGAGGCAGGGATCAAGGCTGCGGATCTTGGCATTCAGGTTCTGGGCGGCTACGGCTATCTGACCGAATATCGCGTATCACAAACTTGGCGCGATGCGCGGGTTACGTCGATCTACGAGGGGGCAAACGGCATTCACGCCATCACCACGGCGACGCGCGGGCTGCGCGTGATCGAGTGCGCGGATGCCTTTGCAGTGCTGGTGGAGACGCTCTCAGGGGGGAACACCGCCTGTCTCGATCTGTTGAACGATTGGCAGGTCGCACGCTCCGGCATGTCGGACCAAGCGATCGAGAAAGCCCATGATTTCATGTCCCTGACCGCCGAACTCTTGTTTCAAGCAGTCTGGTGCAAACTCGCCGGGACGGGCGACGCGGAGATGATCCGCCTCGCGCGAACCGTGGCGCGCAGACCATTGCCCGTGCGTCTGCCATTGGTGGCCTAAATTCTCAAAAAGAAGTCGCAGCGCAGAGGCAAAACGCCGTTCCGCTTGCTGCAAAACAGGCAGATGAACCCACTATCACCAAAGGGCCTGACTTACTCGAAGGCCTTCCCCGTCAGAGCAACACCGCCCGCGATCCACACCTTCACACCTGCCGGAAACGGGATCATTACCGATCCACCACCGACAGAAGTCGGGCAAGAGATTCCGGATCTACCCCGGCTGACACAATGAGCCTGCGGCCATTCGGCAGCGCAATCTCGACCTGAGCGTCCCGTGCTGGTTCAAAGGGATCAACTGGTCCCGGCTGCGAGACTGAACTCGCCTGCGTCACGGTGACCGGCGAAAAGGATACCGCACAGGAAGCCCCAAGTTCACCGTTCCGATACTGCCGACGCCGAATGGTCAGCAGCGAGCGGCAAATGCCATGCCGCCGTGCCGTGGCAGCCACTTGCCGATAGCCGGCAAGGCTTTCCTCGACAATCCGGAGCTTGTCCGCATCCGGCAAGTGCCGGCGGTGAACACCATCAGCAGCGGAACGAACCTCGATTTGCGGACGGTAATTAGAGTCGGACTTATCATCGGATCGTAGCCACGGTCAGACGGCCGTCCCCGGAGCCTTACGCTGGAGGTGAACGACCATCCAATCATAAAATGGTCTTGAGATAGGCCAAGGACGTCTCGAAATCCTCCTCCTGATGCGGAATGCGAGCAGCTTCCAGTGCCAGGGTGCCCTCGTATCCGAACGCCTTAAGCGCTTCGATCTGACCTTTCAGGTTTGTGACTCCAGTACCGTAATGTTCCCAGACCATTTTGCCGTCGATGAGACGACCATCCTTCAGGTGCACATTCCGAATATAGGGCTTGAGCTTTTCGAAGCCAGCTTCAAAGGTGACACCTTCCGCCTCGTAGAGATTACCTGTGTCCCAAACATAGCCGAAATTCGAGCGACCCACGGCCTCAAGTAACGCAAGGCAGCTGTCGCTCGTGTCCGCCCAAGTGCCCGGCAGGTTTTCGAGTTGCACCTGGAATCCGCGCTGCGAGGCACTGTCTGCCACCTTACCCAGAAGCATGGCAACACGTTCGAACTCGTTTTCGGTTCCAGCCACACTGCGCAGTGGAGCGAAGGTGATAACAGTATCAGTTTCAAGTTTTTCGGCCAGATCAAGGCTCATCGACCACAGCTGGTTTGCATGTAAGTCGATCAGGTCGCTGTCGATGCCGGCACCGATGAACAGACCCGGCGAGGCAGCGGAATAGGTGATGCCATAGGTCCTGCTCGCCTGTTTCAGCGTTTCCCAAGCGGCGCCTGTCAGTAACGGGAACCGTTTACCCTCAACGGTACGAGCCTCGAATGTGGTGATCCCGGCTTCAACAGCAATCTCGAAAATGCGTTTGAGTGATCCTGGTGACGTAAGTGGGGCGACTTCGTTGGTGACCGCAGCAACTTTCATTTTGCTTCTTTCCTTGGGCAAAAGGCTCATGCGCGCGTGATATACGGCATGACCCAGTGGGTATGTTTATTTCAGTAAAGGTGACAGGAAACCGAGGCCTGTTTGTCCTGGCGAGTCAATTTTGGAGCGTGCTCTTCACATATATCGCCCATCTTGAGATGGCAGCGGGGGTGGAATGGGCAACCCGACGGCGGATCGATCGGCGAGGGCATTTCTCCCTCAAGCATGATCTCTTCGTGCGGATCATCAGGATGGCCTGGCAACGCGGCCGAGAAGAGCGCTTTCGTATAGGGGTGGCGGGGGTTGGAAAAGACCTCATCAGAAGAGCCGACCTCAACCACCTTACCCAAATACATTACCGCGATATCGTCTGCGAGATACCGGGTCGTAGCCAGATCATGCGCTACCAAGAGGTAACTCATCTTGTATTCTTCCTGCAAATCCTTGAACAGGTTCATGATCTGCGAACGGATGGACACATCCAGCGCCGATACGGGCTCGTCCAGAACAATCAGACGCGG
This region of Paracoccus saliphilus genomic DNA includes:
- a CDS encoding acyl-CoA dehydrogenase family protein is translated as MIPFKAPVDDILFCLHEVVGAERLSDWDSEIVGGILAHFASFAEGVIAPLDEPGDAHGCRLEDGRVIMPTGFKEAFAQLAEGGWQGLTAPEELGGMAQNPLLAAAVSEIFSGANHAMQMVCNLVPGAISTLMKYGSTTQQEYWVPRLASGETLSTMCLTEADAGSDLSRIRAKASHDGMTWQITGEKIFISGGDQDLSNDILHLVLARTGSPEDGVKGLSLFLCASEIDGVRNAVTLTRIEEKLGLHASPTCQLAFHGARAELIGTEGAGLQAMFTMMNHARLDVALQGVAHAARAHQIAASYAAERKQGRRTDGTEAVLADHPDVQRMLNEQLSLALGARAMAFLTMAELTLGERPALVNFLTPICKVFCTEAGIKAADLGIQVLGGYGYLTEYRVSQTWRDARVTSIYEGANGIHAITTATRGLRVIECADAFAVLVETLSGGNTACLDLLNDWQVARSGMSDQAIEKAHDFMSLTAELLFQAVWCKLAGTGDAEMIRLARTVARRPLPVRLPLVA
- the tnpA gene encoding IS66-like element accessory protein TnpA → MPDADKLRIVEESLAGYRQVAATARRHGICRSLLTIRRRQYRNGELGASCAVSFSPVTVTQASSVSQPGPVDPFEPARDAQVEIALPNGRRLIVSAGVDPESLARLLSVVDR
- a CDS encoding sugar phosphate isomerase/epimerase family protein — encoded protein: MSLLPKERSKMKVAAVTNEVAPLTSPGSLKRIFEIAVEAGITTFEARTVEGKRFPLLTGAAWETLKQASRTYGITYSAASPGLFIGAGIDSDLIDLHANQLWSMSLDLAEKLETDTVITFAPLRSVAGTENEFERVAMLLGKVADSASQRGFQVQLENLPGTWADTSDSCLALLEAVGRSNFGYVWDTGNLYEAEGVTFEAGFEKLKPYIRNVHLKDGRLIDGKMVWEHYGTGVTNLKGQIEALKAFGYEGTLALEAARIPHQEEDFETSLAYLKTIL
- a CDS encoding amidohydrolase family protein; this translates as MIDFANVRAIDFHTHAEEACGCHADDGYDELQSTMAKYFGAPWSHPPTIDETAAHYRKANIAAVIFPVDSERETGYRRYDNYEVADACARNSDILIPFASIDPAKGKLGAREARNLVENHGIKGFKFHPTMQGFYPNDRTAYPLYEAIAEAGVPALFHTGQTGVGSGMRGGNGMRLKYSSPMHLDDLAVDFPDMKIILAHPSFPWQEEALSVAQHKPNVYIDLSGWSPKYFPKILVQYANTILKKKMLFGSDWPMIAPEKWLDAFDKAEFRNEVRPLILKDNAMSLLGTMA